GCTTAAAACCTATCAAAACTTTTGAGTGTATGAGTTAtggaattttttatattcaggTCCAGTGGCTAATGATATGTTCCATTGGCAAGCTACAATTATGGGCCCTATAGATAGCCCATTTGCTGGAGGTGTGTTTCTTGTGTCAATTCACTTCCCTCCTGATTATCCTTTCAAACCACCCAAGGTAAATCAAAAGTCTTTATTCTAACTTATGCTCGTGTCTAACTATATCTACCCACACACTTTATGGGATAACTTTCTTTTGTGTTAACTATGATATTTTTGGTACCAATATCTTCATTGAATCCTTTTATTAGAATTTTGCATTGAAGTGTTGTAAATTTCACTTTAAGCCGCTATATAAGACAATGTGAATTGAACTCCTTAAAGTCACAATACATTCTCAACTTTAGTTTATTGGACAATTTGTTGTGAACTTATAATGTTATATATCTTATTTAGTGATTTACTCATCTGATCATTGGTTGGTTCTTTTGTGgactaatttgttttatttttatttttcgatTGTTGGTAATGTTTTGAATCATTATCAGTTATCTCTTAACTTGAACCTAAGATTCCTATGCATACAAATGGCTTGTTGGTGAACTGAAAATATTCAAGGATTGTAGAGataactactaaaaaaaaattctcatttaTGTGGTTGGATATATAAACAACTTTTGCAAGAACTCATTTGCTCCAACGTTAACCAACATAAGTAACTGCATTGGAGTTTGCTAATAACAATTACACCTTGTGGGAATGGTTTGTATGACATTCATTATCATTTTGTTAAGGTTTCATTTCGTACAAAGGTTTTCCACCCTAACATCAACAGTAATGGAAGTATCTGCCTTGACATCCTCAAAGAGCAATGGAGCGCTGTTCTAACAATATCTAAGGTAacgaaataatttatttaatttaattttcttgtaaTGGATacttaaaatgttaaaattgtgTAGGTTCTTCTATCTATATGCTCTTTGCTGACAGACCCCAACCCAGATGATCCTCTAGTGCCTGAGATTGCTCAAATGTACAAGACTAACAGAGCCAAGTATCAGGCCACTGCTCGATCATGGACTGAGAAATATGCCATGGGCTAAAGTCACTAGTTAATCtgcaaaataattttcttatcattCTTTACCATAGTAGTAAATAAATAgtgttgaattgatttaaacaaatatgatattATACTCTGCTTTATGCAAGCCACTTTGAACTTTAATATTGGAAAAACAAGTTCGTTGTATATAAAGTTTATGGATGGATGTTCACGCCCCGGTGTTGCTTATTATTATGGATGTGTAAATCTAACTGGCAAGTGTACCGAGTCGggcaagtaataataaaatgataagaaCTGAGTATCGATCTCAAGAAACTTGTTTCATTTGGTGAACTCTCATTCAATCAGTAGACATTGATATAAAGCCATGTAAATAGAATCGAATCAAAGATGTATGTGTTGTAAATCTAAAAGAACTACAAATACGCTTATCAAAACGGGAGAGAAACAGATGATTAAAAcgttgggtccttctactgaACGCTTGAtgtaactaaaatatttttctctatttaattttatttctatgttCTATGTTGAGGACTAAAATACCAAACATTGATTCCTCGCGTGAATggactaattctaattaaacctcGTTCTCGGATGTCTCGTCCGACTTAGCCTAATTGAATAGTATTACAATCACAACATatcaaaaactaaaaccctacactctatgtctagcaatgtagttatctagccctgctctatccagttctaaggattaatatattttccaatgctaaaaatacTAACTTTACACcccaatgggtgatcagactaaaagcatgcaataattaagtgcagatagaagcaatgaacacataaaacaactttaaatagatagttaagaATTTACATCAAGTTCCAGTAGAATTTCCCAACAGAGATACTTAGCCTTCCATCACAAGGCAGCACCTTTCAGCTACAAGATGAGggtttaagaagaaaataacatattacacagtagtggggatgtctcctccacctctaggaacctagaAATTACTCTTAAACCTAAAATCCTCTTGAAAGCTGAGATTTTTTCCTTCCTTGCTCTGTTTTGCGCCTCTGTTATGCTCTCCCATCGTCTCACTTAGCCCTCTTCTTCCAACTTCAACCTTAAAAAAGGCTTTCTGTCctcgaaggctcgcttagcgccattttTGCGTTTAGCGCGAGTTAGTGAATATCCGCTGAGTGAGCTGGGCGCGCTTAGCGCAGGAAGAGAAAAATGCCTCGCTGAGCGAGCTGAAGACGCGTTG
The Glycine max cultivar Williams 82 chromosome 16, Glycine_max_v4.0, whole genome shotgun sequence genome window above contains:
- the LOC100788548 gene encoding ubiquitin-conjugating enzyme E2-17 kDa isoform X1, whose amino-acid sequence is MALKRINMELKDLQKDPPASCSAGPVANDMFHWQATIMGPIDSPFAGGVFLVSIHFPPDYPFKPPKVSFRTKVFHPNINSNGSICLDILKEQWSAVLTISKVSFRTKVFHPNINSNGSIYLDILKEQWSVTLTISKVLLSICSLLTDPNQMIL
- the LOC100788548 gene encoding ubiquitin-conjugating enzyme E2-17 kDa isoform X3; its protein translation is MALKRINMELKDLQKDPPASCSAGMLFCSFWVSLCPVANDMFHWQATIMGPIDSPFAGGVFLVSIHFPPDYPFKPPKVSFRTKVFHPNINSNGSICLDILKEQWSAVLTISKVLLSICSLLTDPNPDDPLVPEIAQMYKTNRAKYQATARSWTEKYAMG
- the LOC100788548 gene encoding ubiquitin-conjugating enzyme E2-17 kDa isoform X2, which produces MALKRINMELKDLQKDPPASCSAGPVANDMFHWQATIMGPIDSPFAGGVFLVSIHFPPDYPFKPPKVSFRTKVFHPNINSNGSICLDILKEQWSAVLTISKVLLSICSLLTDPNPDDPLVPEIAQMYKTNRAKYQATARSWTEKYAMG